Proteins encoded in a region of the Dreissena polymorpha isolate Duluth1 chromosome 6, UMN_Dpol_1.0, whole genome shotgun sequence genome:
- the LOC127835847 gene encoding uncharacterized protein LOC127835847, producing MDHVKSISHIVIVFLLLGTIEASEPRCLSRFDYDEKMLLKILRFEDVLEKFDRKITDMMNTFEDNERKRNSETKEALDEAKLKMKQLMDEIKQNTSNVLMSDSRNLRTQMQEVEALRVQMRGEINNLQSAIALNRKENAAIAFTASGPVDSPFRFGSVLTNIGGHYNQSTGYFTCAVPGLYYFSFHLVKTRSSLIDNCDCYLGKNGGSVGIRAYIDPEDYSSTTGGADNGHTGVSNGAYLHLNRGDTVQPFHCSSADRFTSHSTFSGVLIQAD from the exons ATGGATCACGTAAAATCGATCTCTCATATTGTGATTGTGTTCCTTCTGTTAGGGACAATTGAAGCATCTGAGCCAAGGTGTTTGTCACGTTTTGACTACGACGAGAAAATGCTGCTCAAGATACTGAGATTTGAAGACGTCCTTGAGAAGTTCGACAGGAAGATAACCGACATGATGAATACGTTTGAAGATAACGAAAGAAAAAGGAACAGTGAAACAAAAGAGGCTTTGGACGAAGCAAAATTAAAAATGAAGCAGTTAAtggatgaaataaaacaaaacacttcaAATGTGTTAATGAGCGACTCAAGAAATCTTCGAACGCAGATGCAAGAAGTAGAAGCACTGAGGGTTCAGATGAGAGGAGAAATTAACAACCTACAAAGCGCTATTGCATTGAACAgaaaag AAAATGCTGCTATAGCGTTCACAGCAAGTGGTCCGGTAGATTCCCCCTTTCGATTCGGCAGCGTCCTCACCAACATTGGTGGCCACTATAATCAGAGTACAGGGTACTTCACGTGCGCTGTTCCAGGGCTGTACTATTTCTCTTTCCATTTGGTGAAGACGCGATCAAGTTTAATAGATAATTGTGACTGTTATCTAGGCAAAAATGGTGGGTCTGTTGGAATAAGAGCATACATAGATCCGGAAGATTATTCGTCTACAACAGGGGGTGCAGACAATGGTCACACCGGCGTGAGCAACGGGGCGTACCTACATCTTAACAGAGGGGATACTGTCCAACCTTTCCATTGTTCGTCGGCAGACAGATTCACGAGCCATTCTACGTTCAGTGGGGTTCTCATACAGGCTGATTAA